Proteins encoded within one genomic window of Pseudocalidococcus azoricus BACA0444:
- a CDS encoding phosphoribulokinase — protein MSTQPDRVVLIGVAGDSGCGKSTFLRRLTDLFGEDFLTVICLDDYHSLDRKQRKETGITALDPRANNFDLMYEQIKDLKNGKSIMKPIYNHETGLIDPPELIEANHVIVLEGLHPLYDERVRSLLDFSVYLDISDEVKIAWKIKRDMAERGHTYEDVLASINARRPDFMAYIDPQKQYADVVIQILPTQLVKEEKIGNILRVRMLQRDGVQGFDPVYLFDEGSTISWIPCGRKLTCSYPGIRLAYGPDEYYGHSVSVLEVDGRFDKLDEVIYIESHLSNTSTKHYGEMTHLLLQHRDYPGSDNGTGLFQVLTGLKMRATYERLTATELQAAQF, from the coding sequence ATGAGCACTCAGCCAGATCGTGTGGTTCTAATCGGCGTAGCTGGGGATTCCGGCTGTGGTAAATCAACATTTTTGCGCCGACTGACTGATCTGTTTGGCGAAGATTTCCTCACCGTAATCTGTTTAGATGACTATCACAGTCTAGATCGTAAACAGCGGAAAGAGACGGGGATTACGGCCCTTGACCCTCGGGCGAACAACTTTGATTTGATGTATGAGCAGATCAAAGATTTGAAGAACGGCAAGTCAATCATGAAGCCCATTTATAACCATGAAACGGGCCTCATTGATCCACCCGAGTTAATTGAAGCCAATCACGTCATTGTTTTGGAAGGGTTACATCCCCTCTATGATGAACGGGTGCGCAGTCTTCTGGATTTCAGTGTTTATCTTGACATCAGTGATGAAGTTAAAATTGCCTGGAAAATCAAGCGGGATATGGCGGAACGGGGCCACACCTATGAGGATGTTTTAGCCTCCATTAACGCCCGCCGTCCTGATTTTATGGCTTATATTGACCCCCAAAAGCAATATGCCGATGTGGTCATTCAAATTCTACCCACGCAACTCGTGAAAGAAGAGAAAATTGGTAATATTCTCCGGGTGCGGATGTTACAGCGAGATGGGGTGCAGGGCTTTGATCCGGTGTATTTGTTTGATGAAGGCTCGACCATTTCTTGGATTCCCTGTGGCCGGAAGCTGACCTGTTCCTATCCGGGAATTCGTTTAGCCTATGGTCCCGATGAATATTACGGTCATAGTGTTTCTGTTTTGGAAGTAGATGGTCGCTTTGACAAGTTAGACGAGGTCATCTACATCGAAAGCCATTTGAGCAATACCAGCACCAAGCACTATGGCGAAATGACACATTTGTTGCTGCAACATCGGGATTACCCTGGCTCCGATAATGGAACGGGCTTATTCCAGGTTTTAACCGGCCTGAAAATGCGGGCCACCTATGAACGCTTAACCGCCACTGAGCTCCAGGCCGCCCAGTTTTAA
- a CDS encoding HesB/IscA family protein, producing MTTETVTKPATQPQKGILMTDSALAHVLELRAKQGRDLCLRVGVRGGGCSGMSYTMDFEDPSNIRPDDEVYDYDGFQVVSDPKSMLYIYGLVLDYSNALIGGGFKFTNPNASQTCGCGTSFAT from the coding sequence ATGACTACTGAAACTGTAACCAAACCGGCAACCCAACCCCAAAAGGGAATTCTGATGACAGATTCTGCCCTTGCCCATGTCCTCGAATTACGGGCCAAACAGGGACGGGATTTATGTTTACGAGTGGGAGTCCGTGGGGGGGGATGCTCAGGGATGTCCTATACGATGGATTTTGAAGACCCCAGCAATATCCGTCCCGATGATGAAGTCTATGACTACGATGGCTTCCAAGTCGTCTCGGATCCCAAAAGTATGCTCTACATCTATGGCCTGGTGCTGGATTACAGTAATGCGTTGATTGGGGGTGGGTTCAAGTTTACCAATCCCAATGCCAGTCAAACCTGTGGTTGTGGGACATCCTTTGCCACTTAA
- a CDS encoding Uma2 family endonuclease: MVTTSLPLLALRDFLNLPETTPASEYIQGQIIQKPMPQGEHSAIQTDLAAAINAVLKVKQIARAFTELRCTFGERSIVPDIAVFRWERIPRNQQGRIANIFTLAPDWTIEILSPDQSQTKVTKNILACLNYGSQMGWLIDPDEQSVFVYQPNQATQVYEQPQAQLPTPLFAPEFNLTVAELFNWLMN, encoded by the coding sequence ATGGTGACAACATCTCTGCCACTCCTCGCACTCCGAGACTTCCTAAACCTACCCGAAACAACCCCTGCTAGTGAGTATATTCAGGGTCAGATTATCCAAAAGCCAATGCCCCAGGGAGAACATAGTGCGATTCAGACTGACTTAGCGGCGGCGATCAATGCAGTACTAAAAGTAAAACAGATTGCGCGAGCCTTTACAGAGCTACGTTGTACATTTGGTGAGCGTTCAATCGTCCCAGATATTGCCGTATTTAGGTGGGAACGGATACCCCGAAATCAGCAGGGCAGAATTGCCAACATCTTTACTCTCGCGCCAGATTGGACGATTGAAATCCTCTCACCGGATCAGAGTCAAACTAAAGTCACAAAAAATATTCTCGCTTGCCTTAACTATGGCTCTCAGATGGGCTGGTTAATTGATCCTGATGAGCAATCCGTTTTTGTTTACCAACCGAATCAAGCCACACAAGTTTATGAGCAGCCCCAAGCCCAATTACCAACTCCCCTGTTTGCCCCAGAATTTAACCTAACTGTGGCGGAATTATTTAATTGGTTAATGAACTGA
- the wecB gene encoding non-hydrolyzing UDP-N-acetylglucosamine 2-epimerase, translating to MSTIPICITLGTRPEAIKLAPVIQAFRQQPDFRTQVVLTGQHREMVEQVMGLFNLAADQDLEIMQPKQTLTEITCRSLQGLEKLYQEHQPKLVIVQGDTTTAFAATLAAFYQQIPVGHVEAGLRTDNLFNPYPEEANRRLISQLAQLHFAPTGLAVENLQKSGVTGAIHHTGNTVIDALLQVAGKNPDCPIPGLAWENHRVILATVHRRENWGAPLTDIAAGFLGILENFPDTALLLPLHRNPTVREPLQAALGDHPRVFLTEPLDYTQLVAAIQRCYLLLTDSGGLQEEAPSLGKPVLVLRETTERPEAVSAGTAKLVGTNPEIIQATAAELLSNSQAYGAMANTINPFGDGQAAGRIVKITRDFLHSDVAP from the coding sequence ATGTCAACCATTCCAATTTGTATTACCTTGGGAACTCGGCCGGAAGCAATTAAGCTGGCTCCAGTGATTCAAGCCTTTCGTCAACAACCCGACTTTAGAACCCAAGTTGTGTTGACGGGGCAACATCGGGAAATGGTCGAGCAGGTAATGGGGTTGTTTAACTTGGCCGCTGACCAGGACTTAGAGATCATGCAGCCAAAACAAACCTTGACGGAAATTACCTGTCGCAGCTTGCAGGGCCTGGAAAAGCTGTATCAAGAGCATCAACCCAAACTGGTGATTGTCCAAGGGGATACGACAACGGCCTTTGCTGCGACCCTAGCTGCTTTTTATCAGCAAATTCCGGTTGGCCATGTTGAGGCGGGTTTACGGACTGATAATCTGTTCAATCCCTACCCAGAGGAAGCTAATCGCCGCTTAATTTCCCAATTAGCCCAGCTACATTTTGCCCCCACCGGCCTGGCGGTCGAAAATCTCCAGAAATCGGGGGTGACAGGAGCGATTCATCATACGGGAAATACGGTGATTGATGCTCTCTTGCAGGTGGCCGGGAAAAATCCTGATTGCCCCATTCCAGGCCTGGCCTGGGAAAACCATCGAGTTATTTTGGCCACTGTTCATCGGCGGGAAAATTGGGGCGCGCCCTTGACAGATATTGCAGCCGGATTTTTAGGCATTCTGGAAAACTTTCCCGACACGGCTCTGTTGCTACCCCTGCATCGTAATCCGACTGTCCGGGAACCCCTGCAAGCGGCCCTTGGTGATCATCCCCGCGTTTTCCTGACGGAGCCATTGGACTATACCCAACTGGTCGCAGCCATTCAACGCTGTTATTTACTCCTTACAGATTCCGGCGGTCTCCAAGAAGAAGCCCCCAGCCTCGGAAAACCTGTTTTAGTCCTGCGGGAAACTACGGAACGCCCAGAAGCTGTCTCAGCCGGAACCGCCAAACTCGTGGGGACTAATCCAGAAATCATCCAAGCGACTGCGGCCGAACTTTTGAGCAATTCACAGGCCTATGGGGCAATGGCCAATACAATTAACCCCTTTGGGGATGGGCAAGCGGCCGGGCGGATTGTCAAGATTACCCGTGACTTTTTGCACTCAGATGTGGCTCCTTAG
- the nrdJ gene encoding ribonucleoside-triphosphate reductase, adenosylcobalamin-dependent: MVQNLPRPLTGTFPATAPAAYPVFYRTYSRRNEEGTRESWLEVSQRTLAGLQELGKLTDAEVALIAQMQQELKALTSGRWLWVGGTDWVKKPENFSGGYNCTSTNVIDWRAFGLMMDLAMQGCGTGAVLEDKYIQQLPAIRNPITVAVIGDIGNTPAAERHELTQVEINGNQVNVKVGDSRQGWVKSYQTLLETSTDPQFTGLVHFVVDISDIRPTGESLKGFGGVANPVKLPEMYQRCANILNKAVGRQLNSVECCLLIDEAAVVVVAGNVRRCLPEDALVHTSKGLVPIKDVQIGDFVQTPLGFRPVTNKFEQGEQDVYEIETNATPARATLNHRIATLANATGDVAWKFVSALQENDRLLHNTQVLPGTVTHLPPDFTESRPQNSRNASEITIPELTPDIAWLIGFTHGDGYVSLGRNKHDKPFGAISWAYNSLDSQLAEQIHAKINRALALFGVQASQQQIEGENTLRSRVTSIRLTEYFHRHIKQPKQPLRVPNFILQGTVDIRCAYLAGLMDSDGAAQCRPPYLLTTVYREFAREVGVLLSSLGIAARMSLTKPQAENWQPKYNLKLPALKARYNSLIATHSLKGEIRQGLKTHGYTIPGAMMRQTYTYSQMRGMGFEGSRTTDANYETYVAQADISLDIPVTVRGLGSYDHVATYDIEVAEAHCFYCDGYLTHNSAGMRQGGNNDPEFTAAKQNLWQQDENGNWRIDPERDSLRMANHTRVFHRKPNLEETTAAVRQQYYSGEGAIQWAGEAVARANADLLTTPELKKAFIQAYDQGQAKEFLEKLDPSQSQTELEHRLGRYGLNPCGEIIGADFHCNLAEIHLNQLDPKDTKSQEKAFKAGALSVAALLNHQFQEPRYRYSREIDPIVGVSFTGLFDFFVQAFGVEWLNWWAIGRPDTVQGLDFKDKEAAYLNQWRDIVHQAVWDYCDRHGLRRPNRCTTVQPAGTKSLLTGASPGWHPPKAQRFIRRITFRKNDPVALACYDYGYNVIPSQSDKDETGNLLNDPFDPRCTEWLVEIPVAVSWADIPGADQVDISQFSALAQFDFYMQVQTHYTRHNTSATIELREAEVEPLAQAIHQAIDQDRGYISAALLARFDDLQTFPRLPFEPVDKARYEAEVAAMLNRQRTADFYGALQRYTQPAMEAGPAGCDSDKCMMPETKPTN, encoded by the coding sequence ATGGTGCAAAATCTTCCCCGGCCCCTAACTGGCACATTTCCCGCTACCGCCCCGGCCGCCTACCCCGTGTTTTATCGCACCTATAGTCGCCGAAATGAAGAAGGAACGAGGGAAAGCTGGCTAGAAGTTTCTCAGCGTACCTTGGCGGGTTTACAAGAATTAGGCAAATTGACCGATGCCGAGGTGGCCCTAATCGCCCAAATGCAACAGGAACTCAAGGCCTTAACCTCCGGGCGTTGGCTTTGGGTCGGTGGCACAGATTGGGTCAAAAAACCGGAAAACTTCTCGGGCGGCTATAACTGCACCAGTACCAACGTGATTGATTGGCGGGCCTTTGGCCTGATGATGGATTTGGCGATGCAGGGCTGTGGGACTGGGGCTGTTCTCGAAGACAAATATATTCAGCAACTCCCGGCCATTCGGAATCCGATCACCGTGGCAGTCATCGGCGACATTGGCAACACTCCCGCAGCCGAACGCCATGAACTGACCCAGGTTGAAATCAATGGCAATCAAGTCAATGTCAAAGTCGGAGATAGTCGCCAAGGCTGGGTCAAGTCCTATCAAACCCTTTTAGAAACCTCCACAGATCCGCAATTTACCGGCCTGGTTCATTTTGTTGTGGATATTTCTGATATTCGGCCGACGGGGGAATCCCTGAAGGGTTTTGGTGGTGTGGCCAATCCCGTAAAACTCCCGGAGATGTATCAACGCTGTGCCAATATCCTCAACAAAGCAGTCGGGCGGCAACTCAATTCTGTGGAGTGTTGTTTGCTAATTGATGAAGCGGCGGTGGTTGTCGTAGCCGGTAATGTACGGCGGTGTTTACCGGAAGATGCCCTCGTCCATACCAGCAAGGGTTTAGTGCCGATTAAAGACGTGCAAATTGGCGATTTTGTCCAAACACCTCTGGGTTTTCGGCCAGTCACAAACAAATTTGAGCAGGGTGAACAAGACGTTTACGAAATTGAGACCAACGCCACCCCGGCCCGCGCCACCCTCAATCATCGGATTGCCACCTTGGCTAATGCAACCGGAGACGTGGCCTGGAAGTTTGTTTCAGCCTTGCAAGAAAATGATCGGCTGCTGCATAATACGCAAGTCTTGCCAGGGACAGTCACCCATCTACCACCCGATTTCACCGAGTCCCGCCCCCAAAACAGCCGCAATGCCAGCGAGATTACAATTCCTGAGCTAACGCCAGACATAGCCTGGTTAATTGGTTTCACCCACGGCGATGGCTATGTCAGCTTGGGCCGGAATAAACATGACAAACCCTTTGGGGCGATTTCTTGGGCCTATAACAGTCTGGATTCTCAACTGGCTGAACAAATCCATGCCAAAATCAACCGTGCTCTAGCTCTCTTTGGAGTCCAGGCCAGCCAGCAGCAAATTGAAGGCGAAAACACCCTCCGCTCGCGGGTCACCTCCATTCGCTTAACCGAATATTTCCATCGCCACATTAAACAACCGAAACAGCCGTTACGAGTCCCTAATTTTATCTTGCAAGGAACTGTTGATATCCGCTGTGCCTACTTGGCCGGATTAATGGATAGTGATGGTGCTGCCCAATGCCGGCCGCCCTATTTGCTAACAACGGTGTATCGTGAGTTTGCCCGAGAAGTGGGAGTGCTGCTTTCAAGTTTGGGAATTGCCGCCCGGATGAGCCTGACAAAGCCACAAGCAGAAAATTGGCAACCGAAATATAACCTCAAACTCCCGGCCCTCAAGGCCCGCTATAACAGTTTGATTGCGACCCATTCCCTCAAGGGTGAAATTCGCCAAGGGTTAAAAACTCACGGCTATACGATTCCTGGGGCGATGATGCGGCAGACCTATACCTACAGCCAAATGCGCGGCATGGGGTTTGAAGGCAGCCGGACAACAGATGCTAACTATGAAACCTATGTCGCTCAAGCCGATATTAGCCTCGATATTCCGGTGACAGTGCGGGGCCTGGGGAGTTATGACCATGTAGCCACCTACGACATTGAAGTGGCTGAAGCCCATTGTTTCTACTGCGATGGTTATCTCACCCACAACTCGGCGGGGATGCGTCAGGGCGGGAATAATGATCCAGAATTTACGGCGGCAAAACAAAACCTCTGGCAACAGGACGAAAACGGCAACTGGCGGATTGATCCCGAGCGGGACTCCCTGCGGATGGCCAACCATACCCGTGTCTTTCACCGCAAACCCAACTTAGAAGAAACTACGGCCGCTGTCCGTCAACAGTATTATTCCGGGGAAGGGGCGATTCAATGGGCCGGGGAAGCGGTGGCGCGGGCGAATGCGGATTTGCTAACTACACCGGAACTCAAAAAAGCCTTTATCCAGGCCTACGATCAAGGGCAAGCTAAAGAATTCTTAGAAAAATTAGACCCCAGCCAGTCCCAAACTGAACTAGAACATCGGCTTGGTCGTTATGGTTTAAATCCTTGCGGGGAAATTATTGGGGCGGATTTTCATTGTAATTTGGCGGAGATCCACTTAAATCAGCTTGATCCCAAAGATACGAAATCCCAAGAAAAAGCCTTTAAAGCTGGGGCCTTATCCGTTGCGGCTCTTCTCAATCACCAGTTTCAAGAACCACGCTATCGTTACAGTCGCGAAATTGATCCGATTGTCGGCGTGTCCTTTACCGGCCTGTTTGATTTCTTTGTCCAGGCCTTTGGGGTGGAGTGGTTGAATTGGTGGGCAATAGGCCGACCCGATACGGTGCAGGGGCTTGATTTCAAAGATAAAGAAGCGGCTTACCTCAATCAGTGGCGAGATATAGTGCATCAAGCAGTCTGGGATTACTGTGATCGTCATGGATTACGTCGCCCCAATCGCTGTACAACTGTGCAACCGGCGGGGACAAAATCTCTCCTCACAGGCGCGTCCCCAGGTTGGCATCCCCCCAAAGCCCAACGCTTCATTCGCCGGATTACCTTCCGTAAAAATGACCCCGTTGCCCTGGCCTGTTATGACTACGGCTACAACGTCATTCCTTCCCAATCGGATAAAGATGAGACCGGCAATCTCCTCAATGATCCCTTCGATCCCCGCTGCACCGAGTGGCTGGTGGAAATTCCGGTCGCCGTTTCTTGGGCCGATATTCCCGGAGCCGATCAGGTGGATATTTCCCAGTTTTCAGCCCTAGCCCAATTTGACTTCTATATGCAGGTGCAAACCCACTACACCCGCCACAATACCTCCGCCACCATTGAGTTACGGGAAGCAGAAGTTGAGCCACTGGCCCAGGCCATTCACCAGGCCATTGACCAAGACCGAGGCTATATTTCGGCGGCCCTCTTAGCGCGGTTTGATGATTTACAGACCTTCCCCCGCTTACCCTTTGAACCCGTGGATAAGGCCCGCTATGAAGCAGAAGTGGCAGCCATGCTCAATCGGCAACGCACCGCAGACTTTTATGGGGCCCTCCAACGATATACCCAACCGGCCATGGAAGCGGGGCCAGCGGGCTGTGATTCGGATAAGTGCATGATGCCGGAAACCAAACCCACCAACTAG
- a CDS encoding Eco57I restriction-modification methylase domain-containing protein: MSLEKFSDTVAALCDIATELIATRGLGKPEETTKDRLIEPVLDALGYTPPYRTLEGTIRSLLGTATWVDYLLLPEKRHPPKLMLEAKSIKDTNIWAKNQQQVLEYLRNYSLDIDRDEPVLWIILTNFREWSVLRLQDREPFWTFTLADLQQDPELVRRFYACLSRESLRAERLEAFYTEKTRAELGARFLADLKVWRVILANGIRQSQPNLGLEKVREAAQVILNRFLLIRLLEAFSREMPFNYLGRVYHNWQQTFPDLPFIEDLRRAFYNTWVGYNTELFQRSWIDELFIEIDYLEPIIVLNAIPREGRLWQITGTLTDYRSLYNYDFTTLTQDILGTAYEQFLAHELILVDDLVKVLENQQTRKREGIFYTPDYIVRRIVYQTLQPLVKLKIDQAIEHLQTKEFELAYTVASEVLEITVIDPACGSGSFLLGAFDYLLGELKRYNQACTTVSLPDNFDLFNHAIPQPLVNPEELILVKVLHGVDRDPQAVLLAKLSLWTRLLRARPGEYGRRNGSIYSRLPALTLNIRVGDSLIHAPVSLEPFESDLNQARDLANIARDPNQSDAQRNQAAQDLEKIIDNINAEINPVLAYFFASDASIQSAVKVIKKRDANPEELAKIREFIRPGQLATAIYERWVEQHLPNWTVNELSRLKTDLVSLETALGDVVIKRPFNWPVEFPHIFDCHRPESEQGFMVVIGNPPYFNVDATFGRGALELDWLRFAYSDIYTDKTDILFYFIRWGFELLRSDGYLSFIVSRAFIQGDKSERLRDFLRTHTKIISIIDFLGNKVFNAGIATCILEIQKLLPESSHFVNSLNILNLNQAKQLLDRPIDLLPSSIVVKTNISQSQLSNARWEISPYIHIFRLIDEHGVKIRESNLVSYTEGITSGRDSIFEGEFQDRFPKDFLLDRVAGSLIDCYGCQKLQTQILYYTHQTDWDDLPKSIKKYLNSHKVELENRDVFKNVTSHYNWYHLHRPRYGMRDAKIIFPRRCSSNKFFVDEYGTIGFKSDVAAFIKEEGASLNDLFYLCSLLNSKVIQFRYRCLGGIGKLTGQGMFEYFENQVGDLPIPVISDPDNNPNYQALVRLGREAHQAWQDRYQILMAYHAQSTALPHQEKPLNLYFDLLGDYVSDLAWSSPIPNQEGYLLKFRVDPKADGLIIWAEVTDEEDWRDGNRNWVELLQVKISNTHLRRYLLAQLIYLTEFDSTFRRKQKLSSTSENLIHSVLNVIKLPYFDLDRFNNLRILDLLEKRVNQSVGRSDIEAISLRQLEIRHEIDQIAYRLYGVAEYIETIEQALATVL, from the coding sequence ATGTCTCTAGAGAAATTTTCTGATACGGTTGCAGCCCTGTGTGATATAGCCACTGAACTGATCGCCACTCGAGGTCTGGGAAAACCGGAAGAGACTACGAAAGATCGCCTAATCGAGCCAGTTTTAGATGCTTTAGGTTACACTCCCCCCTATCGCACATTGGAAGGAACGATTCGCAGTCTATTGGGAACAGCGACTTGGGTTGATTATTTACTTTTGCCTGAGAAGAGACACCCCCCCAAGTTGATGCTGGAAGCGAAAAGTATTAAAGACACCAACATTTGGGCAAAGAATCAGCAACAGGTTTTAGAGTATTTACGCAATTACAGCTTAGATATTGACCGAGATGAGCCAGTTTTATGGATTATTTTGACTAATTTTCGCGAGTGGTCTGTTTTGCGTCTGCAAGATCGAGAGCCATTTTGGACGTTCACGCTGGCTGATTTGCAACAGGATCCAGAATTAGTACGGCGTTTCTATGCTTGTCTCAGTCGGGAAAGTTTGCGGGCAGAGCGATTAGAGGCTTTTTACACAGAGAAAACACGAGCAGAACTGGGGGCCAGATTCTTAGCCGATTTGAAAGTATGGCGGGTGATTTTAGCCAATGGCATTAGACAGTCACAACCAAATCTGGGTCTAGAAAAAGTACGAGAAGCAGCTCAGGTCATTTTGAATCGGTTTTTGTTGATTCGCCTTCTAGAAGCATTTAGTCGAGAAATGCCTTTTAACTATTTGGGACGGGTTTATCATAACTGGCAGCAAACCTTTCCAGACTTACCGTTTATTGAAGACTTAAGGCGAGCTTTTTATAATACCTGGGTGGGTTACAACACTGAATTGTTTCAACGGTCATGGATTGATGAACTTTTTATCGAAATTGATTATTTAGAACCCATTATTGTTTTGAATGCGATCCCCAGAGAAGGAAGGTTATGGCAGATTACAGGAACATTGACTGATTATCGATCACTTTACAATTATGACTTCACGACTCTGACGCAGGATATTCTCGGAACTGCCTATGAGCAATTTTTGGCCCATGAGTTAATTCTAGTAGATGATTTAGTGAAAGTTCTAGAGAATCAACAGACTCGCAAACGGGAAGGAATCTTTTATACGCCTGACTATATTGTTCGTAGAATTGTTTATCAAACTCTTCAGCCCCTAGTTAAACTAAAAATTGACCAGGCCATTGAGCATTTACAGACTAAGGAGTTTGAATTAGCCTATACAGTCGCTAGTGAAGTGTTAGAGATTACAGTCATTGATCCGGCCTGTGGTTCGGGATCATTTTTGTTAGGAGCTTTTGATTATTTACTAGGCGAATTAAAACGTTACAACCAGGCCTGTACTACTGTTTCTCTTCCTGATAACTTTGATTTATTTAATCATGCAATTCCACAACCGCTAGTTAATCCTGAAGAACTGATTTTAGTAAAGGTTTTGCATGGCGTTGATCGAGACCCACAAGCGGTATTATTGGCAAAATTATCCTTGTGGACACGTTTATTACGAGCCAGGCCTGGGGAATATGGCAGACGTAATGGATCAATTTATTCGCGTTTACCCGCTTTAACTTTAAATATTCGAGTTGGAGATAGTTTAATTCATGCACCTGTTAGCTTAGAGCCGTTTGAATCAGACTTAAACCAGGCCAGGGATTTAGCCAATATTGCCCGCGATCCAAATCAATCCGATGCCCAACGTAATCAAGCCGCCCAAGATTTGGAGAAAATTATTGACAATATTAACGCTGAAATTAACCCGGTTTTAGCTTATTTCTTTGCCAGTGATGCCAGTATTCAGTCAGCCGTAAAAGTTATTAAAAAACGAGACGCAAACCCAGAAGAATTAGCTAAAATCCGTGAGTTTATCCGTCCAGGCCAGCTTGCGACCGCTATTTACGAACGATGGGTTGAACAGCATCTTCCCAATTGGACGGTGAATGAATTATCTCGATTAAAAACAGACTTAGTTAGCCTCGAAACTGCTCTTGGCGATGTGGTGATTAAGCGACCCTTTAACTGGCCTGTAGAATTTCCCCATATCTTTGACTGCCACCGCCCTGAGAGTGAGCAAGGATTTATGGTGGTGATTGGAAACCCGCCCTATTTTAATGTGGATGCAACTTTTGGACGAGGGGCGTTGGAGTTAGATTGGTTACGATTTGCTTATAGTGATATTTACACAGACAAGACTGACATTTTATTTTACTTTATTCGCTGGGGCTTTGAATTACTCAGATCTGATGGCTATCTTAGTTTTATTGTTTCCCGTGCGTTTATCCAAGGTGATAAATCCGAACGATTACGAGATTTTTTAAGAACTCATACCAAAATCATCAGTATCATAGATTTCCTTGGAAACAAAGTATTTAATGCAGGGATCGCGACTTGTATTCTTGAAATTCAGAAATTACTGCCTGAGTCTAGTCATTTTGTAAATAGCTTAAACATTTTGAACTTAAATCAAGCCAAGCAACTACTTGATCGTCCTATTGACTTATTACCCTCTAGTATTGTTGTAAAAACAAATATTTCTCAATCTCAATTATCTAATGCTCGCTGGGAAATATCTCCTTACATTCATATTTTTAGACTCATAGATGAACATGGAGTAAAAATTAGAGAATCGAATCTAGTCAGCTATACTGAAGGGATTACATCAGGCCGGGACTCTATTTTTGAAGGAGAATTTCAAGACAGATTTCCAAAGGATTTCTTGTTAGATCGCGTTGCCGGATCTTTAATTGATTGTTATGGTTGCCAAAAACTCCAAACCCAGATACTTTACTATACTCACCAAACAGATTGGGATGATTTACCAAAGTCCATAAAAAAGTATCTTAATTCGCACAAAGTAGAACTAGAAAATCGAGATGTTTTTAAGAATGTTACTAGCCATTATAATTGGTATCACTTGCATCGTCCCAGATATGGCATGAGAGACGCAAAAATAATATTTCCACGTCGGTGTAGTTCAAATAAGTTTTTTGTTGATGAATATGGAACGATTGGATTTAAGAGTGATGTGGCTGCATTTATCAAGGAAGAGGGTGCTTCACTAAATGATCTATTTTATTTATGCTCATTACTAAATTCTAAAGTCATTCAGTTTCGTTACCGCTGCTTGGGGGGTATTGGTAAATTAACAGGCCAGGGGATGTTTGAATATTTTGAAAATCAAGTCGGTGATCTGCCAATTCCAGTCATCTCAGATCCAGATAATAACCCTAACTATCAAGCCTTAGTTCGTCTAGGTCGAGAAGCCCATCAGGCCTGGCAAGATCGCTATCAAATTCTTATGGCTTATCATGCCCAATCTACTGCGCTTCCCCATCAAGAAAAACCATTAAATTTATACTTTGATTTGCTTGGGGATTATGTTTCTGATCTGGCCTGGTCAAGTCCAATTCCCAATCAAGAAGGGTATTTATTAAAGTTTCGAGTTGATCCCAAAGCAGATGGATTGATAATTTGGGCTGAGGTAACTGATGAGGAAGACTGGCGTGACGGTAATCGTAATTGGGTAGAGTTATTGCAAGTTAAAATTTCTAACACCCACTTGAGACGGTATCTTTTGGCTCAATTAATTTATTTAACAGAATTTGATTCTACATTTCGGCGCAAACAAAAATTATCCTCAACCTCAGAAAATTTGATTCATAGCGTCCTGAATGTAATTAAACTCCCTTATTTTGATCTGGATCGGTTTAATAATTTACGCATTTTAGATCTTCTTGAAAAGCGAGTGAATCAAAGTGTTGGCCGCTCAGATATTGAAGCAATTAGCCTAAGACAACTAGAAATTCGCCATGAGATTGACCAAATTGCCTACCGCTTATATGGCGTAGCTGAATATATCGAAACCATTGAACAGGCCTTGGCAACTGTTTTGTGA